The following coding sequences lie in one Aricia agestis chromosome 10, ilAriAges1.1, whole genome shotgun sequence genomic window:
- the LOC121731206 gene encoding uncharacterized protein LOC121731206 — protein sequence MSACVVEEGREEGGGVDEVPERPRREVLLSARGRRACSEQGPHAPHLQSHGTSHLWGSNSSKKGWSRKRTSAPQMGNTQGSMPRLGLVLRSRRSWPVAPQSYRRKYALSQQETQRHISAMNDLLEVTRYNEERVYSLLRVNGSSDKAEGTY from the exons ATGTCGGCGTGCGTGGTGGAGGAGGGTCGGGAGGAGGGGGGTGGCGTGGACGAGGTGCCGGAGCGGCCGCGTCGGGAGGTGCTGCTCAGCGCGCGGGGCCGCCGCGCCTGCTCCGAGCAGGGCCCGCATGCGCCGCATCTAC AGTCACACGGGACGTCGCACCTATGGGGCTCTAACAGCTCCAAGAAGGGCTGGAGTCGCAAGCGCACGTCGGCGCCGCAGATGGGCAACACGCAGGGCTCCATGCCGCGCCTCGGCCTCGTGCTGCGCTCGCGCCGCAGCTGGCCCGTCGCACCGCAGTCGTATCGCAG AAAATATGCTTTGTCACAACAAGAAACGCAGAGGCATATATCAGCGATGAATGATTTACTTGAAGTGACTCGTTATAATGAGGAACGGGTTTACTCTTTATTGAGAGTCAACGGTTCCTCAGACAAA GCAGAAGGTACATACTGA